A section of the Devosia rhizoryzae genome encodes:
- the purC gene encoding phosphoribosylaminoimidazolesuccinocarboxamide synthase — protein sequence MNRRRKIYEGKAKILFEGPEPGTLVQYFKDDATAGNGAKHEVIDGKGVLNNRISEFIFSKLNDLGIPTHFIRRVNMREQLIKEVEIIPLEIIVRNVAAGSLVKRLGLEPGTRLPRSIIEFSYKDDALGDPMVSEEHITAFGWATPAELDDIMSLAVRINDFLTGLFMGVGIQLVDFKIEVGRLYEGDLMRIVLADEISPDNCRLWDIKTRNKLDKDRFREGLGGLVESYREVAQRLGILVENDNALTTGPRLVQ from the coding sequence ATGAACCGTCGACGCAAAATCTACGAGGGCAAGGCCAAGATCCTGTTCGAGGGTCCTGAGCCGGGCACGCTGGTCCAGTACTTCAAGGACGATGCCACCGCCGGTAACGGCGCCAAGCACGAAGTGATCGACGGCAAGGGTGTGCTGAACAACCGGATCTCCGAGTTCATCTTCTCCAAGCTCAACGATCTGGGCATTCCCACCCACTTTATCCGCCGCGTCAACATGCGCGAGCAGCTGATCAAGGAAGTGGAGATCATCCCGCTCGAGATCATCGTGCGCAATGTCGCCGCCGGCTCGCTGGTCAAGCGCCTCGGTCTTGAGCCAGGCACCCGCCTGCCCCGCTCGATCATTGAGTTCTCCTACAAGGACGACGCGCTTGGCGACCCGATGGTCTCCGAAGAGCACATCACCGCCTTCGGCTGGGCCACTCCGGCCGAGCTCGACGACATCATGAGCCTTGCCGTCCGCATCAACGATTTCCTCACCGGCCTTTTCATGGGCGTCGGCATCCAGCTCGTCGACTTCAAGATCGAAGTCGGCCGCCTCTACGAAGGCGACCTGATGCGCATCGTTCTGGCCGACGAAATCAGCCCCGACAATTGCCGCCTCTGGGACATCAAGACCCGCAACAAGCTCGACAAGGATCGCTTCCGTGAAGGTCTGGGTGGGCTGGTCGAAAGCTATCGCGAAGTGGCCCAGCGCCTCGGCATTCTGGTCGAAAACGACAACGCGCTGACCACTGGTCCGCGTCTCGTTCAGTAG
- the grxD gene encoding Grx4 family monothiol glutaredoxin — translation MTDINAFIDDKVKNNDVFLFMKGTPDFPQCGFSGQVVQILGYLGVDYDSANVLESPELRDGIKAYTNWPTIPQLYVKGEFIGGADIVREMFQAGELQTHMQQAGIPIKQTA, via the coding sequence ATGACCGATATCAACGCCTTCATCGACGACAAGGTAAAGAATAACGACGTGTTCCTGTTCATGAAGGGCACCCCGGACTTCCCGCAATGCGGCTTCTCCGGCCAGGTCGTGCAGATCCTGGGCTATCTCGGCGTAGACTACGACAGCGCCAATGTGCTCGAAAGCCCCGAACTTCGCGACGGCATCAAGGCCTATACTAACTGGCCGACCATTCCGCAGCTTTACGTCAAGGGCGAGTTCATCGGCGGCGCCGACATTGTCCGCGAAATGTTCCAGGCCGGCGAATTGCAAACGCACATGCAGCAGGCCGGCATTCCGATCAAGCAGACCGCCTGA
- a CDS encoding DUF1344 domain-containing protein, which produces MRKFIVPLALALLAAAPAASFAATAAPAATAQGEQTTSGVIKLVNPTARSLELADGSWYYMPFDFKAPDMKAGDKVTVHWHSNGSAHDITSVDLG; this is translated from the coding sequence ATGCGCAAATTCATCGTTCCCCTTGCTCTCGCCCTTCTTGCCGCCGCACCTGCCGCGTCCTTTGCCGCTACCGCAGCCCCCGCGGCAACGGCACAAGGCGAGCAGACCACGTCTGGTGTGATCAAGCTCGTCAACCCGACCGCGCGTTCGCTCGAGCTTGCGGACGGCAGCTGGTACTACATGCCTTTCGACTTCAAGGCGCCCGATATGAAGGCGGGCGACAAGGTGACGGTTCACTGGCACAGCAATGGCTCTGCCCACGACATTACAAGTGTCGATCTTGGATAA
- the purL gene encoding phosphoribosylformylglycinamidine synthase subunit PurL has translation MTLRSDPAITPDLVASHGLKPDEYQKILDLIGREPTYTELGIFSAMWNEHCSYKSSKKWLRTLPTSGPRVIQGPGENAGVVDIGDGQAIVFKMESHNHPSFIEPYQGAATGVGGILRDVFTMGARPVAAMNALRFGDPSHEKTRHLVNGVVAGVGGYGNAFGVPTVGGEVEFDARYNGNNLVNAFAAGLADSDKIFYSKAEGVGLPVVYLGAKTGRDGVGGATMASAEFGDDIEEKRPTVQVGDPFTEKRLLEACLELMATGAVIAIQDMGAAGLTCSAVEMGAKGDLGIELDLDKVPVREAQMTAYEMMLSESQERMLMVLHPEKEPQARAVFEKWELDFATVGKTTDDLRFRVFWQGKEVANLPIKDLGDAAPEYDRPWTEPKIPAALAATDVPQMDVAEALLKLVGGHHCSSRRWVYEQYDTLIQGNSMQRPGGDAGVIRVEGHDTKGLAFTSDVNPRYCEANPFEGGKQAVAEAWRNLTATGAEPLAATDNLNFGNPERPEIMGQFVKAIEGIGEACRALDFSIVSGNVSLYNETNGRGILPTPTIGGVGLLPEWEKSVGIGFVAENQPILLIGGPAERGTHLGQSIYLRDLFDRRDGDAPHVDLQAERKTGDFVRKLIRSGIVTACHDLSDGGLGVALAEMALAGDIGAEVTEVNGFDPIQTFFGEDQGRYLVTLNLDPQGDEIMALWREAESLGIQAPWIGNTGGTTVKLGEASAVALSDLRAAHEGWFPNYMKG, from the coding sequence ATGACCCTTCGCTCCGATCCCGCCATCACGCCTGACCTCGTCGCCAGCCACGGCCTCAAGCCGGACGAGTACCAGAAGATCCTAGACCTCATCGGACGCGAGCCGACCTATACCGAGCTCGGCATCTTCTCGGCCATGTGGAACGAGCACTGCTCCTATAAGAGCTCCAAGAAGTGGCTGCGCACCCTGCCCACAAGCGGTCCGCGCGTCATTCAGGGCCCCGGCGAAAACGCCGGGGTCGTCGATATCGGCGACGGTCAGGCGATCGTCTTCAAGATGGAGTCGCACAACCACCCGAGCTTCATCGAGCCCTACCAGGGCGCAGCAACCGGCGTCGGCGGTATCCTCCGCGACGTCTTCACCATGGGCGCCCGCCCTGTCGCCGCAATGAACGCTCTCCGCTTCGGCGATCCGAGCCACGAGAAAACCCGTCATCTCGTCAATGGCGTCGTCGCCGGCGTCGGCGGTTACGGCAATGCCTTTGGCGTCCCCACCGTCGGCGGCGAGGTCGAATTCGACGCCCGCTACAACGGCAACAACCTCGTCAACGCCTTCGCCGCCGGCCTCGCCGACAGCGACAAGATTTTCTATTCCAAGGCGGAAGGCGTCGGCCTGCCCGTCGTTTATCTTGGCGCCAAGACGGGCCGCGACGGCGTCGGCGGCGCCACCATGGCATCCGCCGAGTTCGGCGACGACATCGAGGAAAAGCGCCCCACCGTCCAGGTCGGCGACCCCTTCACTGAAAAGCGCCTGCTCGAAGCCTGCCTCGAGCTGATGGCCACCGGTGCCGTTATCGCCATCCAGGACATGGGCGCTGCCGGTCTCACCTGCTCCGCCGTCGAAATGGGCGCCAAGGGCGACCTCGGCATCGAACTCGATCTTGACAAGGTCCCGGTCCGCGAAGCTCAGATGACCGCCTACGAGATGATGCTCTCCGAATCCCAGGAGCGCATGCTCATGGTCCTTCATCCGGAGAAGGAACCGCAGGCCCGCGCGGTGTTCGAAAAGTGGGAGCTCGATTTCGCCACCGTCGGCAAGACCACCGATGATTTGCGCTTCCGCGTCTTCTGGCAGGGCAAGGAAGTCGCCAATCTGCCGATCAAGGATCTTGGCGACGCAGCGCCCGAATACGACCGCCCCTGGACCGAGCCCAAGATCCCGGCCGCCCTCGCGGCCACGGACGTACCGCAGATGGACGTTGCCGAGGCCCTGCTCAAGCTCGTCGGCGGCCACCATTGCTCGTCCCGCCGCTGGGTCTACGAGCAATACGACACCCTGATCCAGGGCAATTCCATGCAGCGTCCGGGCGGCGACGCCGGTGTCATCCGCGTCGAAGGCCACGACACCAAGGGCCTCGCCTTCACCTCCGACGTCAACCCGCGCTACTGCGAAGCCAACCCCTTCGAAGGCGGCAAGCAGGCAGTGGCCGAAGCCTGGCGCAACCTCACCGCCACCGGTGCCGAACCGCTCGCGGCAACCGACAACCTCAACTTCGGCAATCCCGAACGCCCTGAAATCATGGGCCAGTTCGTCAAGGCCATCGAAGGCATCGGCGAAGCCTGCCGCGCCCTAGATTTCTCGATCGTTTCCGGCAACGTCTCGCTCTACAACGAAACCAACGGACGCGGCATCCTGCCCACCCCCACGATCGGCGGCGTCGGCCTCCTACCCGAATGGGAGAAAAGCGTCGGCATCGGCTTTGTTGCCGAAAACCAGCCCATCCTCCTGATCGGCGGCCCGGCCGAACGCGGCACCCATCTTGGCCAATCCATCTACCTGCGCGATCTCTTCGATCGCCGTGACGGCGACGCCCCGCATGTCGACCTCCAGGCCGAGCGCAAGACCGGCGACTTCGTCCGCAAGCTGATCCGCTCCGGCATCGTCACTGCCTGCCACGACCTGTCCGACGGCGGCCTTGGCGTCGCTCTGGCGGAGATGGCGCTTGCCGGCGACATCGGCGCGGAAGTTACCGAGGTCAACGGTTTCGACCCGATCCAGACCTTCTTCGGCGAAGACCAGGGCCGCTACCTCGTGACGCTCAATCTCGATCCGCAGGGCGACGAGATTATGGCCCTCTGGCGCGAGGCCGAAAGCCTCGGCATCCAGGCGCCATGGATCGGCAATACCGGCGGCACGACGGTCAAGCTCGGCGAGGCTTCTGCAGTCGCCCTCTCCGACCTTCGCGCCGCCCACGAAGGCTGGTTCCCCAACTATATGAAGGGCTGA
- a CDS encoding DUF1476 domain-containing protein, translating into MSGFDDRKKGQEAKFAFDAEKKFKAEARRNKLLGIWAAELMDLSPEEAKGYAAQVIASDFEEAGDEDVFRKVSGDLKAKGVNVGDDVIRQKMQSLVHVANEQIANEG; encoded by the coding sequence ATGAGCGGGTTCGACGATCGAAAGAAGGGCCAGGAAGCCAAGTTCGCCTTCGACGCGGAAAAGAAGTTCAAGGCGGAAGCGCGCCGCAACAAGCTTCTGGGCATCTGGGCCGCCGAACTGATGGACCTCTCGCCCGAAGAAGCCAAGGGCTATGCCGCCCAGGTGATTGCCTCGGACTTCGAAGAGGCCGGCGATGAAGATGTGTTCCGCAAGGTCTCGGGCGACCTCAAGGCCAAGGGCGTCAATGTCGGCGACGACGTGATTCGCCAGAAGATGCAGAGCCTGGTGCATGTCGCCAACGAGCAGATCGCTAACGAGGGCTGA
- a CDS encoding acyltransferase family protein, whose translation MQNTGQRLDWVDMAKGLSIFLVVIMYCAASVGEDTGQIGFLHWTIAFAMPFRMPEFFLLSGLFLGVVIARPWAAYADRRVVHYLYFYVLWAVIHIVFKEALLARDIAGAGASLVSAIVEPYGVLWFIYMLAVFGLVSKLLHDLRAPHWTVLGIAALLQMADIHTGSYLVDQFAEYFVYFYAGHVFAPQLFRLANWSSNHVAAALALLATWAVVNAIMVFSPGFRMDPVHIQMGWGALPGLHLALGLAGATAICVAAALLSQLPAMAWLRWLGSKSLVIYVAFVLPMGVARTILLRVGIDEPNLLSLLTMIVAIGTPLVLWWLVQRTGIGRFLFERPAWAHLPGTRRTRPGVAVPAE comes from the coding sequence ATGCAAAATACCGGGCAGCGGCTGGATTGGGTGGACATGGCCAAGGGCTTGTCGATCTTCCTTGTGGTCATCATGTATTGCGCCGCGAGCGTCGGCGAGGACACCGGGCAGATCGGCTTCCTCCACTGGACGATCGCCTTTGCCATGCCCTTCCGCATGCCTGAATTCTTCCTGCTGTCCGGGCTGTTCCTCGGCGTAGTGATCGCCCGGCCTTGGGCCGCCTATGCCGACCGCCGCGTCGTGCACTACCTTTATTTCTATGTGCTCTGGGCCGTGATCCACATCGTCTTCAAGGAAGCGCTGCTGGCCCGCGATATAGCCGGCGCTGGCGCCTCGCTCGTTTCAGCGATCGTTGAACCCTATGGCGTTCTCTGGTTCATCTATATGCTCGCCGTCTTCGGGCTGGTCAGCAAGCTGCTGCACGATTTGCGCGCGCCCCACTGGACCGTCCTTGGTATCGCCGCCCTGCTGCAGATGGCCGACATCCACACCGGCAGCTATCTCGTCGACCAGTTCGCCGAATACTTCGTTTACTTCTACGCCGGCCACGTCTTCGCGCCACAGCTCTTCCGCCTTGCAAATTGGTCCTCAAACCACGTCGCAGCCGCACTCGCCCTTCTGGCGACCTGGGCAGTCGTCAACGCCATCATGGTCTTCTCGCCCGGCTTCCGCATGGATCCGGTCCACATCCAGATGGGCTGGGGCGCCCTGCCCGGCCTGCACCTGGCTCTGGGTCTTGCAGGCGCCACAGCGATCTGCGTTGCCGCAGCCCTCCTGAGCCAGCTGCCCGCTATGGCTTGGCTGCGTTGGCTCGGCTCCAAGTCGCTGGTCATCTATGTCGCCTTCGTGCTGCCCATGGGCGTTGCCCGCACGATCCTTCTGCGGGTCGGCATCGATGAGCCAAACCTTCTTAGCCTCCTCACCATGATCGTCGCCATCGGCACGCCACTGGTCCTCTGGTGGCTGGTGCAGCGCACCGGCATCGGCCGTTTCCTCTTTGAACGCCCCGCCTGGGCGCACCTGCCAGGCACCCGCCGCACCAGGCCAGGCGTAGCCGTGCCCGCCGAGTAA
- the purQ gene encoding phosphoribosylformylglycinamidine synthase subunit PurQ, giving the protein MKAAVIVFPGLNRDRDMIAALTKISGEKPSVVWHQDADIPDADLIVIPGGFSYGDYLRCGAIAARSPIMDKVRERAARGVNVLGVCNGFQILIEAGLLPGALMRNTSLKFVCREVKLEVANAETAFTSGYSNGQIIRCPVAHHDGNYFADPETLARIEGEGCVAFRYAEGTNPNGSMNDIAGVFNEAKNVLGLMPHPENLIEAAHGGSDGRALFASALKQVA; this is encoded by the coding sequence ATGAAGGCCGCCGTCATCGTATTTCCGGGCCTTAATCGCGACCGGGACATGATCGCCGCGCTGACCAAGATCAGCGGCGAAAAGCCCAGCGTCGTCTGGCATCAGGATGCCGACATCCCCGATGCCGACCTCATCGTCATTCCTGGCGGCTTTTCCTACGGCGATTATCTGCGCTGCGGCGCCATTGCCGCACGCTCCCCCATCATGGACAAGGTGCGCGAACGCGCCGCCCGTGGCGTCAACGTCCTCGGCGTCTGCAACGGATTCCAGATCCTGATCGAAGCTGGCCTTCTGCCCGGCGCGTTGATGCGCAATACCTCGCTCAAATTTGTCTGCCGCGAAGTCAAACTCGAAGTCGCAAACGCGGAGACCGCCTTCACTAGCGGCTACTCCAACGGCCAGATCATCCGCTGCCCCGTCGCCCACCATGACGGCAACTATTTCGCCGATCCGGAGACGCTGGCCCGCATCGAAGGCGAAGGCTGCGTTGCTTTCCGTTACGCCGAAGGCACCAACCCCAACGGCTCGATGAACGACATCGCCGGTGTCTTCAACGAAGCCAAGAACGTGCTCGGCCTCATGCCGCACCCGGAAAACCTGATCGAGGCCGCGCATGGCGGCAGCGATGGCAGGGCGCTCTTCGCTTCGGCCCTCAAGCAGGTGGCATGA
- a CDS encoding BolA/IbaG family iron-sulfur metabolism protein, with protein sequence MAMDATEIERRIKAALPDAEIEIRDLAGDGDHWAATVKSEQFRGKTRVQQHKMVYDSLQGDMGGALHALALQTAVPD encoded by the coding sequence ATGGCAATGGACGCCACCGAAATCGAGCGCCGCATCAAGGCTGCGCTGCCCGATGCCGAGATCGAAATTCGCGACCTCGCGGGTGATGGCGACCATTGGGCGGCGACCGTAAAATCCGAGCAGTTCCGCGGCAAAACCCGCGTCCAGCAGCATAAGATGGTCTACGATAGCCTCCAGGGCGATATGGGCGGCGCGCTTCACGCCCTGGCTCTGCAAACGGCAGTGCCGGACTGA
- a CDS encoding Pr6Pr family membrane protein, whose protein sequence is MLEPALTWAGLLLGLAGLVLQFTISISDMLANGRDLPGALGVLFAYYTILTNIILVLIYLSEVTPAGWLGLFRRPLVRGAMAANIALVGLYVYFVLRYLSDLHGPWFVADAILHYAAPLLYLVWWVATQKHGVLRWANLPLMLLPTLIYFFYAMARGAWVQEYPYPILNAVELGYGQVVVNALYMTVFLAALSLAVIAADKFLARYSRTSAP, encoded by the coding sequence ATGCTCGAACCGGCGCTGACATGGGCGGGATTGCTGCTCGGCCTCGCCGGTCTGGTCCTGCAGTTCACGATTTCGATCAGCGACATGCTGGCCAATGGCCGCGACTTGCCCGGCGCCTTGGGCGTCCTCTTCGCCTATTATACGATCCTGACCAATATCATTCTGGTGTTGATCTACCTCTCCGAAGTGACTCCGGCCGGCTGGCTCGGCCTCTTCCGCAGGCCCCTGGTGCGCGGCGCGATGGCGGCTAATATCGCGCTGGTCGGGCTCTACGTCTATTTCGTTCTGCGCTATCTCAGCGATCTGCACGGACCATGGTTCGTTGCCGACGCTATTCTCCATTACGCGGCGCCGCTGCTCTATCTCGTTTGGTGGGTCGCAACGCAAAAGCACGGTGTTCTGCGCTGGGCCAATCTGCCCCTCATGCTGCTGCCGACCCTGATCTACTTCTTCTACGCCATGGCCCGTGGCGCATGGGTGCAAGAATACCCCTATCCCATTCTCAACGCTGTTGAACTTGGCTACGGCCAGGTCGTCGTTAACGCCCTCTACATGACGGTCTTCCTCGCCGCGCTCAGCCTTGCCGTCATCGCCGCCGACAAATTCCTTGCCCGCTATTCCCGGACATCTGCTCCATGA
- a CDS encoding MFS transporter: MSTAALRPAVPLLVLIIAGCIIAAIGNGVRTSFGLFTLPMTSDLGLTRESWGMAMAIQNLAWGIAQPFAGAFADRVGTGRTVAVGALIYALGVLGMAFSPSAGLLTITAGIVTGVGIAICSFSVVMAAFGRSVPMEKRSLIFGVATAASSFGQFAFAPISQGFINAFGWQSALVYLTMALLLIIPLSYALRGRTETPAGHADLPFMEALAKAWGHGSYKLLVIGFFVCGFHLAFINVHMPAYLVQCGLSPEVGSWTIAVIGLFNIAGSLLAGYLGGKLPKQLMLATIYFSRAVAIGLFMLFPVSEWTAYAFAAAMGLLWLSTVPLTAGLVSLFFGARYMGMLYGVAFFSHQLGSFMGVWLGGFVYDMTGAYDLVWYLGVVLGLASAALHIPINERSVPNFSLKPA, from the coding sequence ATGTCGACCGCCGCTCTTCGCCCCGCCGTGCCCCTGCTGGTGCTCATCATCGCCGGCTGCATCATCGCAGCCATCGGCAATGGCGTGAGAACCAGCTTTGGCCTTTTCACCCTGCCGATGACAAGCGATCTGGGCCTCACGCGTGAAAGCTGGGGCATGGCAATGGCCATCCAGAACCTCGCCTGGGGTATCGCACAACCCTTCGCCGGTGCATTCGCCGATCGCGTCGGCACCGGCCGCACGGTTGCTGTCGGCGCGCTAATCTATGCCCTGGGCGTTCTGGGAATGGCTTTTTCGCCCAGCGCCGGCCTCCTTACCATTACCGCGGGTATTGTCACGGGCGTGGGCATCGCGATTTGCTCCTTCTCCGTGGTCATGGCTGCATTTGGCCGCTCCGTGCCGATGGAAAAGCGCTCGCTGATCTTCGGGGTCGCCACCGCAGCGTCCTCCTTCGGCCAATTCGCCTTTGCGCCAATCAGCCAAGGCTTCATCAATGCCTTCGGCTGGCAATCGGCCCTTGTTTATCTCACCATGGCGCTGCTGCTGATCATTCCGCTGAGCTATGCCCTGCGCGGCCGCACTGAAACACCGGCCGGACACGCCGACCTCCCCTTCATGGAAGCGCTCGCCAAAGCTTGGGGTCACGGCTCCTACAAGCTTTTGGTCATCGGCTTCTTCGTCTGCGGCTTCCACCTCGCCTTCATCAACGTCCACATGCCCGCCTATCTGGTGCAGTGCGGACTGTCGCCGGAAGTGGGCAGCTGGACGATTGCCGTTATTGGGCTCTTCAACATTGCAGGTTCGCTGCTCGCCGGTTACCTTGGCGGCAAATTGCCCAAGCAGCTGATGCTCGCGACCATCTACTTTTCGCGCGCTGTCGCGATTGGCCTTTTCATGCTGTTCCCCGTCAGCGAGTGGACCGCCTATGCTTTTGCCGCAGCCATGGGACTGCTCTGGCTTTCAACCGTGCCGCTGACGGCCGGTCTTGTCAGCCTGTTCTTCGGCGCCCGCTACATGGGCATGCTCTACGGCGTCGCCTTTTTCAGCCATCAGCTCGGCTCCTTCATGGGCGTCTGGCTTGGCGGCTTCGTCTATGACATGACTGGCGCCTATGACCTCGTCTGGTATCTGGGCGTCGTTCTGGGCCTTGCTTCTGCGGCGCTCCACATCCCTATCAACGAGCGCTCGGTACCAAACTTCTCACTCAAGCCTGCCTGA
- the purS gene encoding phosphoribosylformylglycinamidine synthase subunit PurS, which translates to MKARVVVTLKNGVLDPQGQAIENSLSSLGFSGVAEVRQGKVFDLEVDGTDVESARSQITAMCDKLLANTVIENYAIEISN; encoded by the coding sequence ATGAAAGCGCGCGTCGTCGTCACGCTCAAGAATGGTGTGCTTGACCCCCAGGGCCAGGCCATCGAAAACTCGCTCTCCAGCCTCGGCTTCTCAGGTGTTGCAGAAGTGCGACAGGGGAAGGTCTTCGACCTGGAAGTCGACGGAACCGACGTGGAGTCCGCGCGTTCCCAGATCACAGCGATGTGCGATAAGCTCCTCGCCAACACCGTGATCGAAAACTACGCGATCGAAATCTCTAATTAA
- a CDS encoding Dabb family protein, with protein sequence MIRHIVFFTAKSPDKIDAICEGLSLLAKIPHSLKFEISRNSRVDLYGNEVDVVVYGEFADQAALDAYKKHPNYDEATRIVRPMRDLRYAADIVVPE encoded by the coding sequence ATGATCCGCCACATCGTTTTCTTTACTGCCAAGTCGCCGGACAAGATCGACGCCATTTGCGAAGGCCTGTCTTTGCTTGCGAAAATTCCGCACAGTCTCAAGTTCGAGATCAGCCGCAATAGCCGGGTCGACCTTTATGGGAACGAGGTTGATGTGGTGGTCTATGGCGAGTTCGCCGATCAGGCGGCGCTCGATGCCTACAAGAAGCATCCGAACTACGATGAGGCGACGCGGATCGTGCGACCGATGCGGGACCTGCGCTACGCTGCCGACATTGTCGTTCCCGAATAG
- a CDS encoding DUF6665 family protein: MAGLRDSLDLIRMVRPEAGTNALEHEIMGERANSLGAAEQRVIKAIAGLNAGDNRDHFLAEAREAVWAYFVQRELIGFRRHTDVIRDLGIPPEVLNGLGVMPAKRT, encoded by the coding sequence ATGGCCGGGTTGCGCGACTCGCTTGATCTCATCCGCATGGTGCGGCCCGAAGCCGGCACCAACGCGCTCGAACACGAGATTATGGGCGAGCGCGCTAATTCCCTTGGCGCTGCCGAGCAGCGCGTGATCAAAGCCATCGCCGGCCTCAATGCCGGCGACAATCGCGACCACTTTCTCGCCGAAGCACGCGAAGCAGTTTGGGCCTACTTCGTCCAGCGCGAACTCATCGGCTTCCGCCGCCACACCGATGTCATTCGCGATCTTGGCATCCCGCCCGAAGTGCTGAACGGCCTCGGCGTTATGCCGGCGAAACGCACCTGA
- a CDS encoding RBBP9/YdeN family alpha/beta hydrolase, protein MRISEADILILPGLGGIKPGHWQTRWAEKMATAAIVEQAEWWEPEADDWIETIIAACRLTTRPVVLVAHSTSVSAAVHAAPRLPDNVRGAFLVAPTDVELSPAAPEATYVFRPIPRDPLPFPSMVVASSNDPYVTLERAVEFANCWGSDFHQAGEAGHINVESGHGPWPEGLLMFTRLMQRI, encoded by the coding sequence ATGAGGATTTCCGAAGCTGACATCCTGATCTTGCCGGGCCTCGGCGGCATCAAGCCGGGCCATTGGCAGACGCGCTGGGCCGAAAAAATGGCTACCGCCGCGATCGTTGAACAGGCCGAGTGGTGGGAGCCCGAAGCCGACGACTGGATTGAGACCATCATCGCGGCATGCCGTCTCACGACGCGGCCCGTCGTGCTGGTCGCGCATTCGACCTCGGTGTCTGCAGCCGTCCACGCGGCCCCGCGCCTGCCCGACAACGTCCGCGGCGCCTTCCTCGTCGCTCCCACCGATGTCGAACTCAGCCCAGCAGCGCCCGAGGCCACTTACGTCTTCCGGCCCATCCCACGCGACCCGCTACCCTTCCCCTCCATGGTCGTCGCCTCCAGCAATGACCCTTACGTCACGCTCGAGCGCGCGGTGGAGTTTGCCAATTGCTGGGGCTCCGACTTCCACCAAGCCGGCGAAGCGGGCCACATCAACGTAGAATCCGGCCACGGCCCCTGGCCCGAAGGCCTCCTGATGTTCACCCGGCTAATGCAGCGGATTTGA